In Winkia neuii, a genomic segment contains:
- a CDS encoding 6-phosphofructokinase, with product MDSERTLADLRGKFRNEDGSPIKVGVLTSGGDAPGMNAAVRSVARTAIALGAQPFAILDGWAGAVKGGSQIRPLQWGDVSSILNRGGTVIGTARSPEFRERAGMKKAAKHMLENGIDRLIVIGGDGSLSGTDEFRSEWPSMVKELANEGEIDPEVAKRHPSLGIAGIVGSIDNDLVGSDMTVGTDSALHRILSAIDEISSTAASHQRTFVLEVMGRHCGYLPLMAAVAGGCDYVFIPEQPPAPGWEQEMIDALEAGRAAGRRESIILVAEGAVDSEGQQITARRVADAVEKYSGQQARITILGHTQRGGTPSAYDRWMPTALGYAAAVEVLKATADSEPYILGTRKNRIARLPLMKSVADTRAVKKLTADHNYDEAVRARGRSFVNMLALNRVLSCPPKVAPSQRAATPRKRVAIMHVGGLAPGMNTAARAAVRIGIDKGFEMLGVHGSFKGLMDSKIYPLAWSDVEGWGFNGGAELGTRRHVPEVDELYAVGRAIENNHLDALVIVGGLNAYLAVYRMVEEASRYPAFRIPIVLVPATIDNNLPGSELSIGTDTALNNAVWALDRVKESAAASKRCFVAETMGRYCGYLALMAGIATGAERVYLNEETVTLADIEEDAQLMRRSFEEGRRLFLAVRNEQASGLYNLEFLERVFEQEGQGLYDVRASAIGHLQQGGSPTPFDRLLASRLTARAMAELEDQFREGRAKAVYVGESEDDAVIFPVERMMDQLDLAHRRPYEQWWLQFLPMVPVVSLEEDESAVPPMPAIGPEGLGQAK from the coding sequence ATGGATAGTGAACGTACACTTGCTGATCTTAGGGGCAAATTCCGGAACGAAGACGGTAGCCCCATAAAAGTTGGCGTTCTTACCTCGGGCGGTGATGCTCCAGGCATGAACGCGGCTGTACGTTCGGTGGCTCGAACTGCTATTGCTCTTGGTGCTCAACCATTCGCCATCCTGGACGGTTGGGCTGGTGCCGTAAAGGGCGGCTCCCAAATTCGCCCTCTTCAATGGGGTGATGTTTCCTCTATCCTGAATCGAGGCGGCACAGTCATAGGCACTGCACGTTCACCCGAATTCCGGGAACGGGCCGGCATGAAAAAAGCGGCGAAGCATATGCTCGAAAATGGGATCGACCGCCTGATCGTGATAGGCGGGGACGGCTCCCTGTCAGGCACTGACGAATTCCGCTCAGAGTGGCCTTCTATGGTCAAGGAGCTCGCCAATGAGGGCGAAATCGACCCTGAAGTGGCTAAACGCCATCCAAGCTTAGGTATAGCCGGCATTGTCGGTTCCATTGATAATGACCTTGTTGGCTCTGACATGACAGTCGGAACGGATTCCGCGCTGCACAGAATATTGTCCGCGATTGACGAGATTTCGTCGACGGCTGCCTCCCACCAACGCACCTTCGTGTTGGAAGTTATGGGCAGGCATTGCGGGTATCTTCCTCTCATGGCGGCGGTTGCGGGCGGATGCGATTACGTTTTTATCCCGGAACAGCCTCCTGCCCCGGGGTGGGAGCAGGAAATGATCGATGCTCTCGAGGCCGGTCGTGCCGCTGGTCGTCGCGAATCCATAATTCTTGTGGCAGAGGGCGCAGTAGATAGCGAAGGGCAGCAGATCACTGCGCGTAGAGTTGCCGATGCCGTTGAAAAGTACTCTGGCCAGCAGGCACGTATTACTATTCTGGGGCACACGCAGAGGGGCGGTACGCCCTCGGCTTATGATCGGTGGATGCCTACGGCCCTTGGGTATGCGGCTGCAGTGGAAGTATTAAAGGCTACGGCTGATTCGGAACCTTATATTTTGGGGACTCGCAAGAACCGTATTGCGCGTCTACCTTTGATGAAATCTGTCGCGGATACGAGGGCGGTCAAGAAGCTCACGGCGGACCACAATTACGATGAGGCGGTTCGAGCGCGCGGTCGTTCTTTCGTCAACATGCTGGCCTTGAATAGGGTACTTTCGTGCCCACCGAAGGTGGCTCCTTCGCAGAGGGCGGCTACTCCCCGTAAGCGGGTGGCGATCATGCACGTGGGGGGACTTGCGCCGGGTATGAACACGGCAGCCCGAGCGGCCGTTCGAATTGGCATTGACAAGGGTTTCGAGATGCTCGGCGTGCACGGCTCTTTCAAAGGCCTTATGGATTCAAAGATTTACCCTCTGGCCTGGAGTGATGTTGAAGGCTGGGGCTTCAATGGGGGAGCGGAGCTGGGTACCCGGCGCCATGTTCCCGAGGTCGACGAACTTTACGCCGTAGGACGTGCCATCGAGAACAACCACTTGGACGCCCTCGTGATAGTGGGTGGGCTTAACGCCTATCTAGCGGTCTACCGTATGGTCGAGGAGGCCAGTAGGTACCCTGCCTTCCGGATTCCAATTGTTCTTGTCCCGGCAACCATCGATAACAACTTGCCGGGGTCGGAACTGTCGATCGGCACTGACACTGCGTTGAACAATGCGGTGTGGGCGCTGGATAGGGTGAAGGAGTCTGCCGCGGCGTCTAAGCGGTGTTTTGTTGCCGAGACGATGGGTCGTTACTGCGGGTATTTGGCTCTTATGGCTGGTATTGCCACGGGGGCTGAGCGAGTTTATCTGAATGAGGAGACTGTTACCCTAGCTGACATTGAAGAGGACGCACAGTTGATGCGCCGCTCTTTTGAGGAGGGGCGGCGGCTGTTCCTAGCGGTCAGGAATGAGCAGGCTTCTGGCCTGTACAACTTGGAGTTCCTTGAGCGCGTGTTTGAGCAGGAAGGTCAGGGCCTTTATGACGTACGTGCCAGTGCTATCGGGCACCTCCAGCAGGGAGGATCACCGACGCCGTTTGACAGGTTGCTGGCTTCGCGGCTTACGGCTCGTGCCATGGCTGAGTTGGAAGACCAGTTCAGAGAGGGACGCGCAAAGGCTGTGTATGTTGGCGAATCTGAGGATGATGCTGTTATCTTCCCGGTGGAACGTATGATGGATCAACTCGATTTGGCCCATAGGCGCCCTTATGAGCAGTGGTGGCTCCAGTTCTTGCCAATGGTGCCCGTGGTGAGTTTAGAAGAGGACGAGTCTGCTGTTCCGCCGATGCCAGCAATCGGGCCTGAAGGCCTGGGGCAAGCAAAGTAA
- a CDS encoding WhiB family transcriptional regulator, with the protein MTDVSRLPGPSMDLWEWQYEGACRDLDTELFFHPEGERGGTRRRRAEAAKAICATCPVIDKCREYALKAHEPYGVWGGMTEEERRAQIHKARKSA; encoded by the coding sequence ATGACTGATGTATCGCGACTTCCCGGGCCCAGCATGGACCTGTGGGAATGGCAGTACGAAGGCGCCTGCCGCGACCTAGACACTGAACTTTTCTTTCACCCCGAGGGCGAACGCGGGGGAACACGCAGGCGTCGAGCAGAAGCGGCAAAAGCCATTTGCGCAACCTGCCCAGTAATCGACAAGTGCCGCGAGTATGCGTTGAAGGCTCATGAGCCCTACGGAGTATGGGGCGGCATGACTGAGGAAGAGCGCAGGGCGCAAATCCACAAGGCTCGCAAGAGCGCTTAG
- the guaB gene encoding IMP dehydrogenase — MQNPVVLTGLTYDDVLLLPRTTNVVPSDVNTEAVLTKKIKLRMPLISAAMDTVTEARMAIAMARQGGIGILHRNLSIEEQAHQVRQVKRSESGMVSDPVTVHPTATIDELDKLCGHYRVSGLPVVDEDDTLLGIITNRDLRFIPSSKWSQMTVQEAMTPMPLITGKVGISREEAKQLLAQHRIEKLPILDEDGHLAGLITVKDFVKTEKYPNATKDSEGRLLVGAALGYWGDTWERAEALAEAGVDVLVVDTANGAADLACKMISRLKSDERFANIEIIGGNVATEEGAQALIDAGVDAVKVGVGPGSICTTRVVAGVGVPQVTAIIEAAKACRPAGVPLIADGGLQYSGDIAKALAAGADTVMLGSLLAGCEESPGELVFMNGKQYKHYRGMGSLGAMSSRGRKSYSKDRYFQADVTSDDKIVPEGIEGQVPYSGSLAAVVYQLLGGLHQSMFYVGAPDLPTLKDRGQFVQITAAGLRESHPHDVQMTVEAPNYHGQSHK; from the coding sequence ATGCAAAATCCAGTTGTTCTTACAGGTCTTACCTACGATGACGTTCTGCTTCTGCCGCGAACCACGAACGTCGTCCCCTCCGATGTGAATACGGAGGCGGTGTTAACTAAGAAAATCAAGCTGCGTATGCCTCTTATATCTGCGGCAATGGATACGGTGACTGAAGCTCGAATGGCGATCGCCATGGCTCGCCAAGGCGGCATTGGCATTTTGCACCGCAACCTTTCTATCGAGGAGCAGGCCCATCAGGTCCGGCAGGTAAAGCGGTCAGAGTCGGGAATGGTATCCGACCCGGTGACGGTCCACCCGACGGCCACTATCGATGAGCTCGACAAGCTCTGTGGGCACTACCGCGTGTCTGGATTGCCCGTAGTTGACGAGGACGACACCCTGCTCGGCATCATTACGAACCGCGACCTGCGTTTTATCCCCTCGTCGAAGTGGTCCCAGATGACGGTACAGGAAGCCATGACTCCGATGCCGCTGATCACTGGCAAGGTAGGTATCTCGCGTGAAGAAGCCAAGCAGTTGCTGGCGCAGCATCGTATTGAGAAGCTTCCCATCCTTGACGAGGACGGGCACCTGGCCGGTCTGATTACGGTCAAGGACTTTGTGAAAACCGAGAAGTATCCGAATGCCACTAAGGATTCGGAAGGGCGCCTGCTAGTTGGTGCCGCTCTAGGCTATTGGGGAGACACCTGGGAGCGCGCTGAGGCGCTAGCTGAAGCCGGTGTTGACGTGCTCGTTGTCGATACTGCCAATGGTGCTGCGGATCTGGCATGCAAGATGATCTCGCGACTGAAGTCCGACGAGCGCTTTGCGAACATTGAGATTATTGGCGGAAATGTTGCTACTGAAGAGGGCGCACAGGCGCTCATTGATGCTGGCGTTGACGCGGTCAAGGTCGGCGTTGGGCCGGGGTCGATTTGTACCACCCGCGTTGTTGCCGGTGTGGGTGTTCCTCAGGTGACGGCGATTATTGAGGCTGCGAAGGCTTGTAGGCCTGCTGGCGTTCCGCTAATTGCTGATGGCGGTTTGCAATACTCTGGTGATATTGCGAAGGCGCTGGCTGCGGGTGCGGACACGGTCATGCTGGGTTCCTTGCTGGCTGGCTGTGAGGAATCGCCGGGTGAGCTCGTGTTCATGAACGGTAAGCAGTACAAGCACTACCGCGGCATGGGTTCGCTTGGTGCGATGAGTTCGCGTGGGCGGAAGTCCTACTCTAAGGATCGCTACTTCCAGGCCGATGTCACATCTGATGACAAGATCGTTCCTGAGGGCATTGAGGGGCAGGTGCCATATTCCGGTTCCTTGGCAGCGGTTGTTTACCAGTTGCTGGGCGGTTTGCACCAGTCGATGTTCTACGTCGGCGCTCCTGATCTACCTACTTTGAAGGACCGTGGGCAGTTTGTGCAGATTACTGCTGCTGGTCTTCGTGAGTCCCATCCACACGACGTGCAGATGACTGTTGAGGCACCGAACTACCACGGCCAGTCGCACAAGTAA
- a CDS encoding THUMP-like domain-containing protein, whose amino-acid sequence MKLRKMGIPADIAAEVALQCELRRQAATKLGEDADKMLFTRDGMEQATRAAVATWHAEKMSEANVHYIADLGCGLATEAIAFSKRALKVLGIELDPKTAAYAKNNVSRWPDADIQIADVTKIDIGKLKAEGVDALFADPARRGPRGRIANPAMWSPPLPAVYAWRTLIPNVAVKVAPGIRYSDVPADAEAIWASVDGSLVEASLWFGDLRERAGRSAIIFRGDQRHLFQVEGEGPTAPAAAAPVADGIMHWIGEVDSAVLRAGGLAQWAHSWPGAGILHDGIAYVTSETSPSPEAAKYGHFWEVQTVLPLNAKKVKKELARLGIGKLEVKKRGVQIDPAAFRKSVLKGATGDGAATLFLTRAQVNGKSKHVAIVATE is encoded by the coding sequence ATGAAGCTCCGTAAGATGGGCATACCGGCCGATATAGCCGCAGAAGTGGCACTCCAGTGCGAACTGCGCCGCCAAGCTGCAACAAAATTGGGCGAAGACGCCGACAAAATGCTCTTCACTCGAGACGGTATGGAACAGGCCACACGCGCCGCCGTTGCGACATGGCACGCCGAAAAAATGTCCGAGGCGAACGTACACTACATTGCCGATCTAGGCTGCGGCCTGGCAACCGAAGCAATCGCCTTTTCGAAACGGGCACTGAAAGTTCTTGGCATCGAGTTAGATCCCAAAACAGCAGCCTATGCCAAGAACAATGTTTCCCGATGGCCTGATGCGGACATTCAGATCGCAGACGTCACAAAAATCGATATCGGGAAACTCAAGGCCGAGGGAGTAGACGCGCTTTTTGCTGACCCCGCCCGAAGAGGCCCACGCGGTCGCATCGCAAATCCTGCAATGTGGTCTCCGCCGTTACCGGCAGTGTACGCGTGGCGAACCCTGATCCCGAACGTGGCGGTAAAAGTTGCGCCAGGCATCAGGTACTCCGATGTTCCCGCAGATGCGGAAGCCATCTGGGCCAGCGTCGACGGTAGCCTCGTAGAAGCAAGCTTATGGTTTGGGGATTTGCGAGAACGCGCAGGCCGCTCAGCCATTATTTTTAGGGGCGATCAGCGGCATCTTTTCCAGGTTGAGGGCGAAGGTCCAACCGCTCCCGCGGCCGCCGCACCTGTCGCGGACGGAATCATGCATTGGATAGGTGAAGTTGATAGCGCCGTATTGAGGGCGGGCGGCTTAGCACAGTGGGCGCACTCCTGGCCCGGGGCTGGCATCCTCCATGATGGAATCGCCTACGTTACGTCTGAAACTTCGCCTTCCCCTGAGGCCGCAAAATATGGTCACTTTTGGGAGGTGCAGACGGTGCTGCCCTTGAATGCGAAGAAGGTCAAGAAGGAGTTAGCGAGGCTCGGGATCGGCAAATTAGAAGTGAAGAAGCGCGGAGTGCAGATCGATCCCGCAGCATTCAGGAAGTCGGTGCTCAAGGGCGCCACCGGGGATGGTGCAGCGACTCTTTTCCTGACGAGAGCACAGGTGAACGGCAAGTCTAAACACGTTGCCATAGTCGCGACGGAGTGA
- a CDS encoding exonuclease domain-containing protein — MDSQQVWQQTPLVGFDTETTGTDPRSERIISASLVLRNSPSAGEDQHVRSWLIDPGVEIPAASTAVHGMSTEYVRVNGTDPVDTLPQIANALVQAVNDGAVIVIFNASYDLTILESELARHGLATLRDLLEGKAAPVFDPLVLDRAFVPRRRGKRRLSDLLSHYGVELPEGLHDAFVDASATLDLVAAMLQKHAQFDELLPNQINELQRRAHAIWAEDFEGFLRGRRGSDVHIDRAWPLVEGMGQW; from the coding sequence GTGGACTCACAGCAGGTTTGGCAGCAAACCCCGTTAGTTGGTTTTGACACGGAGACGACTGGAACTGATCCGCGCAGCGAACGCATAATAAGCGCCTCTTTGGTGCTCCGGAATTCGCCCTCGGCAGGGGAAGACCAGCATGTGCGATCCTGGCTGATCGACCCTGGGGTGGAAATCCCCGCTGCCTCGACCGCCGTACATGGGATGAGCACGGAGTATGTTCGTGTAAACGGAACTGATCCTGTAGACACGTTGCCGCAGATAGCGAATGCGTTGGTGCAGGCAGTGAATGATGGTGCTGTGATCGTCATCTTCAACGCCTCATATGATCTGACTATTTTGGAGAGCGAGCTTGCTCGCCACGGGCTGGCAACGCTGCGGGATCTGCTTGAAGGTAAGGCCGCACCCGTTTTCGACCCCCTTGTTTTGGATCGGGCTTTTGTGCCGCGGCGGCGTGGTAAGCGGCGGTTGTCGGACCTGTTATCCCATTACGGCGTGGAGTTGCCGGAAGGCTTGCACGATGCGTTTGTGGACGCGAGCGCAACCCTTGATCTGGTTGCGGCTATGCTGCAAAAACATGCGCAGTTCGATGAGCTATTGCCCAATCAGATAAATGAGTTGCAAAGGCGAGCGCACGCTATCTGGGCGGAGGATTTCGAAGGGTTCTTGCGAGGCCGACGCGGTTCGGATGTGCACATTGACCGTGCTTGGCCACTAGTAGAGGGAATGGGCCAGTGGTAA
- a CDS encoding PPK2 family polyphosphate kinase: MTKTDTSPSAKGGKGNALDGWTDDPRKLLRARANVPIARFERDSTPGWDLGKEAAIEQTAKRGEIMAELQERLWAQANAGESDQSLLVVVQGLDTAGKGGVARHVLAMVDPQGVSMTAFKKPTPTEAKHDFLWRIEKALPKPGYIGFFDRSHYEDVLVPYVQNKLKGGNLEKRLDKINRWEKALGEKNITVVKFALLVSYKEQAERLLERVDRPDKQWKYSPSDIDTRADWFEYQSAYEEILQNSDTDNAPWYIIPADHKWYARHAITEIISRTLADMNPQWPKPTYDVEAERARILATMDSEQLEDYENEKAEKEPKRSREEADFKAKVAELNPDADAATVTRKFDGKNAHGAAYDFGAQVTSWKPDGTERLWLSSKAPKHGDPTRGGVPICLPWFGNGVDGKQTPKHGLARSQSWQFVGQHQDGGRVIAKWALPKGALATENGLWADLSATYEVSFGNKLRLQLTVTNEGKKAVDFENALHTYLKVSDIEKIRIDGLQKVKYVDKVPGKEGTRSSKSEIRFGGEMDRIYLGSGPVTVKDGTSQLQIRTDGASNIVIWNPGGKRAKEFADIKGSEWRNFVCVEAANALDDALRLKPGKSHTMKYEVAID, translated from the coding sequence ATGACTAAAACCGACACTTCGCCCTCTGCCAAAGGTGGCAAGGGTAATGCACTAGATGGATGGACTGACGACCCCAGAAAGTTACTACGAGCCCGGGCAAACGTACCCATAGCCCGTTTCGAACGCGATTCAACTCCCGGGTGGGACCTCGGCAAAGAAGCAGCAATAGAACAAACAGCCAAACGCGGAGAAATCATGGCTGAGCTGCAGGAACGACTCTGGGCGCAGGCCAATGCGGGCGAATCAGACCAGAGCCTGCTAGTAGTCGTACAGGGCCTGGACACCGCCGGAAAAGGTGGGGTCGCCCGCCACGTCCTGGCTATGGTCGACCCGCAAGGCGTGTCCATGACAGCATTCAAGAAACCTACCCCAACCGAAGCCAAACATGACTTTCTCTGGCGCATCGAAAAGGCACTTCCAAAGCCGGGTTACATCGGCTTCTTTGACCGCTCCCACTACGAGGACGTGCTGGTCCCCTACGTGCAAAACAAGCTCAAGGGAGGCAACCTAGAAAAGCGCCTAGACAAGATAAATAGGTGGGAAAAAGCCCTAGGCGAGAAGAACATTACGGTCGTAAAGTTCGCCCTCTTAGTGAGCTACAAAGAGCAGGCCGAACGCCTTCTTGAACGAGTTGACCGCCCCGACAAACAGTGGAAATACTCGCCTAGCGACATTGACACCAGGGCCGATTGGTTTGAATACCAGTCAGCCTACGAGGAAATACTGCAGAACTCGGACACTGACAACGCGCCCTGGTACATCATCCCCGCAGACCACAAGTGGTATGCGCGGCATGCAATAACCGAAATTATTTCGCGCACTCTAGCCGACATGAATCCGCAATGGCCCAAACCCACCTACGATGTCGAGGCCGAACGAGCAAGGATTCTTGCGACGATGGACTCCGAGCAGCTCGAGGACTACGAGAACGAAAAGGCAGAGAAAGAGCCGAAGAGGTCGCGGGAAGAGGCCGACTTCAAAGCGAAAGTCGCTGAGCTAAACCCCGATGCCGACGCCGCGACGGTGACGCGGAAATTTGATGGGAAGAATGCCCACGGCGCCGCCTACGACTTCGGCGCACAAGTTACTTCTTGGAAGCCGGACGGTACTGAACGGCTCTGGCTATCCAGTAAGGCGCCTAAACACGGCGATCCTACCCGCGGCGGCGTGCCTATCTGTCTGCCCTGGTTCGGTAATGGCGTCGATGGCAAACAGACGCCTAAACATGGTCTTGCACGATCCCAAAGCTGGCAGTTTGTGGGCCAGCACCAAGACGGAGGAAGGGTGATTGCCAAGTGGGCGCTTCCCAAGGGAGCGTTGGCAACCGAAAATGGCCTTTGGGCCGACCTTTCTGCCACCTATGAGGTGTCGTTTGGAAACAAGTTGCGGCTACAGCTGACTGTTACCAATGAAGGTAAGAAAGCGGTGGATTTCGAGAATGCTCTGCACACATACCTGAAGGTGTCCGATATTGAGAAGATTCGTATCGACGGCCTACAGAAAGTGAAATATGTAGATAAGGTTCCCGGGAAGGAAGGCACTAGGTCCAGCAAGTCCGAGATTCGATTCGGGGGCGAAATGGATCGCATCTACCTTGGTTCCGGCCCGGTGACGGTGAAAGACGGCACGTCGCAACTGCAAATTCGCACTGATGGTGCTTCGAACATAGTTATCTGGAATCCTGGCGGCAAACGCGCAAAGGAGTTTGCTGACATTAAGGGTTCCGAGTGGAGGAACTTTGTTTGTGTGGAGGCAGCAAACGCGCTTGATGATGCGCTCCGACTGAAGCCAGGCAAATCGCACACTATGAAGTACGAAGTAGCTATCGACTAG
- the pgi gene encoding glucose-6-phosphate isomerase, whose translation MSDHVRPIDPTQLASWGELQELKNNFQPDLCEWFEEEPDRVADLTVDAADLRVDLSKNLVTRPVFEALLQLADEVNVHSIREAMFTGEHINTSEDRAVLHTALRRPPSDELNVDGQNVSEDVAAVLKKIYAFADKVRSGEWVGVTGKPVRTVVNIGIGGSDLGPVMAYEALRPYCQDGLECRYISNIDPTDVGETTADLDPETTLFIIASKTFTTLETLTNANAAKRWLLASLVDAGAIEDTEDGRAQAVAKHFVAVSTALDKVADFGIDPANAFGFWNWVGGRYSVDSAVGTSLAIAIGPDGFADLLEGFHAMDEHFATAPAGKNVPLLMGLLNVWYRNFLGASTHAVLPYSQYLHRFPAYLQQLTMESNGKSVRRDGSAVTTLTGEVFWGEPGTNGQHAFYQLIHQGTELIPADFIAFANPTWPLKAADGTDQHELFLSNFFAQTKALAFGKTADEVRAEGTPEDIVPARVFEGNRPTTSIMAPELTPRVLGELIALYEHITFVEGVVWGINSFDQWGVELGKVLAKQIMPAVAGDEAALSEQDASTKSLVQYYLDQRR comes from the coding sequence ATGAGTGACCATGTAAGACCGATTGATCCAACTCAACTTGCGTCCTGGGGCGAACTTCAGGAACTGAAGAATAATTTCCAGCCTGACCTGTGTGAATGGTTTGAAGAGGAACCTGATAGGGTCGCCGATTTGACGGTTGATGCCGCTGATTTGCGTGTAGATCTGTCAAAAAACTTAGTGACGCGTCCGGTGTTCGAGGCGCTTCTGCAGCTTGCGGATGAAGTGAACGTACACTCCATCCGCGAGGCGATGTTCACTGGCGAGCATATTAACACCAGCGAAGACCGAGCGGTCCTACACACGGCGCTCCGTCGCCCGCCCTCGGACGAACTAAATGTGGACGGCCAAAACGTCAGTGAAGATGTGGCCGCCGTCCTCAAAAAGATTTACGCTTTCGCAGACAAAGTCCGATCCGGCGAATGGGTAGGCGTAACCGGAAAGCCTGTTCGCACTGTGGTGAACATTGGGATCGGCGGATCTGATCTTGGTCCGGTCATGGCGTATGAGGCGCTGCGTCCCTACTGCCAGGACGGTCTGGAGTGCCGCTACATTTCTAATATCGATCCTACGGATGTTGGTGAGACAACCGCAGATCTCGACCCCGAGACCACCCTGTTCATCATTGCGTCTAAGACATTTACTACTTTGGAAACTCTCACTAATGCGAATGCCGCGAAGCGGTGGCTGCTCGCTTCACTAGTGGACGCTGGTGCGATTGAAGATACCGAGGACGGGCGTGCTCAAGCTGTTGCTAAGCACTTCGTCGCCGTGTCTACCGCCTTGGATAAGGTTGCGGACTTCGGCATCGATCCTGCGAATGCGTTTGGCTTCTGGAATTGGGTTGGAGGACGTTATTCGGTCGATTCTGCGGTGGGAACTTCTTTGGCAATCGCGATTGGCCCTGATGGGTTTGCTGATCTCTTGGAAGGCTTCCACGCGATGGATGAGCACTTTGCCACTGCTCCGGCTGGCAAGAATGTTCCGCTACTAATGGGGTTGTTGAACGTTTGGTACCGGAATTTCTTGGGTGCTTCGACGCACGCTGTTCTGCCGTATTCGCAGTATTTGCACCGTTTCCCTGCATATTTGCAGCAGTTGACTATGGAATCGAATGGGAAGAGTGTTCGTCGTGATGGTTCGGCGGTAACCACTCTGACTGGTGAAGTTTTCTGGGGGGAGCCTGGAACGAATGGCCAGCATGCGTTTTACCAGTTGATTCATCAGGGGACTGAGCTTATTCCTGCTGATTTTATTGCCTTTGCTAACCCGACTTGGCCGCTCAAAGCGGCAGATGGTACTGATCAGCATGAGTTGTTCTTGTCGAACTTTTTTGCGCAGACCAAAGCGTTAGCTTTTGGCAAGACGGCCGATGAGGTTAGGGCCGAGGGTACACCCGAGGACATTGTCCCAGCCAGGGTTTTTGAGGGGAATCGTCCCACTACTTCGATTATGGCCCCCGAACTGACTCCTCGCGTTTTGGGGGAGTTAATCGCTCTGTACGAGCACATTACTTTCGTCGAGGGCGTCGTGTGGGGAATTAACTCGTTCGATCAGTGGGGCGTCGAATTAGGCAAGGTGCTGGCAAAGCAGATTATGCCTGCGGTAGCCGGTGACGAGGCAGCCTTATCGGAACAGGATGCTTCTACTAAGTCTTTGGTGCAGTATTACTTGGATCAGAGGCGGTAG
- a CDS encoding malate dehydrogenase — protein sequence MAQTKKPVVVTVTGAAGNIGYATLFRIAAGDMLGADQPVIINMLEIPQAVKAAEGTAMELRDAAFPTLAGLNVYDDANKAFEGCNYALLIGARPRSKGMERADLLEANGGIFGPQGKAINDHAADDVRVLVVGNPANTNAYIAAASAPDVPAERFTAMMRLDHNRAISQLAEKTEAAVADIKKVVVWGNHSADQYPDISFATVGDKAASELVDEEWLDSYFVPTVAKRGAAIIEARGASSAASAGSAAIDHMRSWALGTPEGDWVSVALPSKGQYDIPEGLVYGVPCTSDGGDWKVVEGLDLNAKQKEQLKKNAEAAQAEIETVKKAGIL from the coding sequence ATGGCACAGACGAAAAAACCGGTAGTTGTCACTGTTACGGGAGCGGCCGGCAATATTGGTTATGCAACCTTGTTCCGCATTGCCGCGGGTGACATGCTTGGCGCGGACCAGCCTGTAATCATCAACATGCTAGAGATTCCGCAGGCGGTCAAGGCTGCCGAGGGTACTGCAATGGAGCTACGTGACGCAGCGTTCCCGACCCTCGCCGGTTTGAATGTTTATGATGACGCGAACAAGGCATTTGAGGGATGTAACTACGCTCTGCTGATTGGTGCACGTCCTCGTTCTAAGGGTATGGAGCGCGCTGACCTACTCGAGGCCAACGGTGGAATCTTTGGCCCGCAGGGTAAAGCGATCAACGACCATGCCGCTGATGATGTGCGCGTGCTGGTCGTTGGTAACCCTGCAAATACGAATGCTTACATTGCTGCGGCATCAGCTCCGGACGTACCTGCGGAGCGCTTCACCGCCATGATGCGTCTCGACCACAATCGTGCAATTAGCCAGCTAGCCGAGAAGACGGAGGCGGCAGTTGCAGATATTAAGAAGGTAGTGGTTTGGGGTAACCACTCCGCTGACCAGTACCCGGATATTTCTTTTGCTACAGTCGGCGATAAGGCGGCTTCTGAACTGGTTGATGAAGAATGGTTGGATTCCTACTTCGTTCCGACTGTCGCCAAGCGCGGCGCTGCCATTATTGAGGCGCGGGGTGCCTCCTCTGCGGCCTCTGCCGGTTCTGCGGCTATTGACCACATGCGTTCGTGGGCTTTGGGTACTCCCGAGGGCGACTGGGTTTCTGTGGCGCTTCCTTCCAAGGGGCAGTACGACATTCCTGAGGGCCTTGTTTATGGCGTGCCTTGTACTTCTGATGGTGGCGACTGGAAGGTCGTTGAGGGACTTGATCTGAATGCGAAGCAGAAGGAGCAATTGAAGAAGAATGCTGAGGCTGCGCAGGCAGAAATCGAAACCGTGAAGAAGGCTGGAATTTTGTAG
- the groES gene encoding co-chaperone GroES, which yields MSVSIKPLEDRVLVQQVEAEKKTASGLVIPDNAKEKPQEGTVLAVGPGRVDDSGKRVPLDVAEGDVVIYSKYGGTEVKYDGQEYLLLNARDILAKVDR from the coding sequence GTGTCGGTCTCCATTAAGCCGCTCGAGGACCGTGTTCTGGTCCAGCAGGTTGAAGCTGAGAAGAAGACGGCGTCTGGCCTAGTCATTCCGGATAACGCTAAGGAAAAGCCGCAAGAGGGAACTGTTTTGGCAGTAGGCCCGGGACGCGTTGATGACTCTGGTAAGCGGGTTCCGCTGGACGTTGCCGAGGGCGACGTAGTCATTTACTCAAAGTACGGCGGCACCGAGGTGAAGTATGACGGGCAGGAGTACCTGTTGCTGAATGCTCGCGATATTTTGGCCAAGGTTGATCGCTAA